The following is a genomic window from Nitrosomonas communis.
ATTCGCGAAAAACTTCCTACTCGTATTACAGCCAACAACGTGACAGAAGAATAAATTCTACTTCAAAATGATTGGTTATTAATAAGGCGGTAAGGCAAAGCTTTGACCGCCTTCCTTTTCTCTTTAGCAGAAAATAAAATTTTTCTTTATTACTCTAGTAATTTCTTCACATTTTCTGGTGGTCTGCCTAATATTGCCCTATCACCTCGCACTACAATAGGGCGTTGGATCAGATCCGGATTTTTCACCATCAGCTGCAACAATTCCTCATCAGTTGCAGATTCCGTACCACGAGCCATAGGTTCGTCTGTACGCAGAATATCACGTGCTGACATGTCCAGCTTATGCAGAAGCTCGCGCAATAATTCTATTGTCATAGGCTTTTCGTAATAATTGATATTATCAAATTCTTCACCATTCTCTTTCAGTAATGTCAAAGTAGCCCTGCACTTACTACAAGTAGGCTTCTGATAAATAGTTATTTTGTCAGTCATATTACCTTTATCTTTATAAGTTGTAGGCTACTAATGCAATATGATGATGCTAGATTAGATTTATTAGCCACAGAACTAGCTATTTAACACCACATTCTTTGGAAATAGCACTATAAGCAGCAGATGAACCTTTTAATCCAAATGTATCCGTGGTAGTTTTATCGCGTGCAGACATGCCTTTAATAACTAATGAGTTACCACTACGAATTGCATTGGTTAGCCTATTATCCGTTTCCTCATCAGGCGCCCAGGCTGTTTCATTTTGGGTAAATAGCTTAATATTCTGGTTACCCACGCTCACCGTTACTTCGCTATCCTTTTTGAATGGATAGCCGGCAACAAAACTGAAGACATTTTTACTTTTTTCTGCAGGTCGGTGTGTAATAAGCGCAAAAACATCACCTCGTTTATTATAATTTCCTTCTTGTTTTTTAGGTTTGCTCACCATATAACAAACCTTGTTATTACCTTCCAGATAAACATAAGCCGTCCAATCATTGAATTCATCAATTAGTTTGGGATCAGCTGCATAGACCAATCCGATCATCATGAGAGTAGCCAGCAAGGTAAATTGTTTTATAAAAGTCAGTCTCATTATATAAAAATCCTAAAAGTTATCAGCTGCGGCCTTTCGTCCAGCCATTGTGCTATTTACAGCCTTCCATTTTATATATGAAATAACCGTCTTTATTGATGGCTTCAACCACATCGTCAGGTGCGCTCTGACTATGACAAAATCTGCATTCCTTGTTAGTCACCACTGCATCTTCTTCTCCGATCGAAGCTAACCATTGTTTAGCATATTCAACCGCCTTTTTCTCATCCTTGACAGAGGTAAATACATCAAAATGCATGATATGCCCATCTTTAGCTCTGACATAAGTATCGTAAACATGAATTTCCATAACTACTCCTTTCTGAATAACTTAAATAAATTGTAAATTGATTAAAATTAATTAACATAAAAAGTACTCAAATTTCTTCACTTTGATCTTTTATGCACATTTTTTATTATGCCACCTTTCTGCGTGCCACAATAACACCATCACGCGTTGGATTGATAAAAGCATCAAACTCTGGATCATTAAAAATCAGCTCATTATGCGTGAGAATGGCTTCTGTCCACCCGGAAACAATGTCAGTAAAGTTTTCTATTGCAACACGTCCATGCCAAAGTACATTATCGGCAATGTATAAGCCACCTGGGCGAATTCGGTTTTTTGCCATTTGCCACACGTTAGGATACTCACCTTTATCCACATCGTTGTAGCAGATATCGAACACACCTTCTGTTTGCAAGAATATTTCCTGAGCATAGCCAACATGGAAATCTATCCTATCCCATAAACCGGCTGAGGATAAATATTGCTCAGCTTTTACCTTATTAGCAGCATTCCCATCAGTACATACTACCCTTCCTTCAGCACCGACTGCTCTTGCAAACCAATAAGCAGAATAACCATAACCACTGCCAAACTCAAACACACGCTTAGCATTAATCATTTTTGCCAGCACTTCCAAGGAAGTGCCTACTAATCGATCAACAATCGGAAAATTTTTCTGCTTAGCCAAGGCTTCCATTTCAATCAATACCGGATGATCCGTTTTTTTTACCAGGCTACGCATATATTGCTCGATCGCAGGATTTACTGGGAGCAAAATATCCGGGTTTTCTATTGTTGGAGACTGTATTTTTGCCATCATCTATCCTTCCTAAGCATAAGCATTTAAATCCAAACTAAAATTAGATCGCTATAAATTTTTATATTTTTAGCAGATTGTGTGTTCCGATGATTGGTCTCTGCCAGCAAACTATTATTGCCGTGATGACTAGCAAGATGATCGGTATCCTGTTGTAAAGTAAAAATGTATCTGTCAATCCTGCCAGGAATACATAACAAATCAATACCATCCCAAGCAAACTCAATTGGTGATTCTTCAATGTCTGAAACCAGCTCCAGAGGAGAAAAACAAGCGCAAAAATACCAAGCCCTCCCAAATGCATACCAATCTCTATCCAGTCATTATGGTAATGTGAAGTTTTCTGGAATTCAGGTAAATCTTTATATATCCCATTTTTGTAGGTATGTATGGTCTCTTCAAAATATATTTCCGGCATACCCGTCCCATACCCCAACAAAGGCCGCTTCGCAATGCCATGCACTCCGACATCCCATATTGCGAGACGATAACCTAAGCTAGTCGTATAGTCGCCTTGCAAAACTAAGTTAAGATCATTTTTTACAAGTTCTAATCTTTCCTGGAAGTCATTACTGCTCAGCGCAAATAAGAGAATCACAGTCATAAACAAAGCTAAAATACCGAGAAACTTTTTGCCTTGAGATCTATAACGTAAAAAAATCAAAAGTAATAGCGTCAATATTGTAGCTAACAATAATCCTCTTGCGCTCTGGTGAAATTGTAAAAAAAGCAGAAAAATTGCAATAGCCCAACATAAGAAGGTTATTTTCCTTGCCTGGCAGATACTCCCTAAGAATGCCATCAAAATAATTCCAATTCCTAACATGGCTGAAAAAGCAAGGTATGAGATCTCGAAAAAAGGCGCCCCTTTTTCTCCTGAAACGATCCACTGATAGCAGCCCGTCAATAACACACCTAAATAGCCGATTAAAAAAGCAGCCATCACCCAGGGTAATCGCTCTTTATTCAACAAAGAAAGAAAAGGAATAAATGTCAAAAGAATGAAATATTTCTTCCACTTATTCTGACCCACATCTGAATAATCACTCCAAAGCAATCCCAAGACTAATACACCACAAAATACCAGAATACCCAAGACTAAAGGTTCCTCAATCAGCCTGCCGAATTTCTGGAGCCCGCCATCAATAATCCATGCAGATGTGAGAAGGAAAAAAGCATAAAAAAGTGACCATTTCTGCCATAAAGCAATACAAAAGAAAGCTAGCGCGCATCTTGCAAAAATGTCACGCCAATTGCTTGCATGTATGTTCTCTCCCGGGCAAAATGAACTGATGAGATGTTCACGCATTTGAAATGTCAGTTGTTAATAAATAACTTTATTAAAGAGGAAATGCTCTCATACTTTGAAGCTCTCATACTTTGAAAATCTGTTTTCTTATAAAAATTCAAGGCTCGAATCGAGATTGAGTTTGACCAATACCACCTGAATGAGCTATTTTCCTTCAGCCTGTGATTCCAGCAATGTCACATAGTGAGGCAAAACATCAGTACCTGGCACATCTAGCATCTCTTTTATGAATTGTTGCCGATGCGATTCAATATAATGAGACTGATAGCCATTTGTAAGAAATTCATCGATTTTTTTATACACATCATCACGGCAACGCAATTCAGTCTCCGGCATATAGACTGCTGCAGCAGAACGCCCTGCATGTAAATAATCAGCAGCCAAGACAGGCTTACCTGTTCTAATTGCTTCATAGGCAACTGAAGTTGCCAGATCGATGATGACATCAGCCCATTGCAACAAATGGACGGAATGAATGTCATCTCCTATCATGGTTACATTTGTCAGACGCCGCAGTACAACATCCTTAGTCAAAGATTGTTTCCAGCCACCGCGCGTATGAGGCTTAATCGCCAATTCCACATCAGGAAATGCTGCGATCAATTGCACGACCTCACCCACTTCTTCCCAGAAAGTTGTGAAATTGGCTTTTCTAAGAAAAATGACAACTTTGAGTCGGTTATCAGAGCACTTTAACGGGGATGAAGGCATAAGCGTGGCCAGCTTGGTTAACCACTCTTCACAGTAGCGCGGTGAACCTAACACAATGAGCTTCTGATTATCAAGGAAAGGACGAAAACGCTTGGCACATAACTCATTCGGCACCACGACTTTATCAAACATGGCTGCTGCTGAAAATGACGTATCTGGCTTGAGTTGCCATTCGCCATGTCGTATCAATTGACTTGCATGAGGACTATCGCCATGCGGGAGCGAAACCGTTCCAAGCCCTTGGTTACGAGCGATACCCACCAGAGTCTCTACCCATTCGACACAAATTTCTGAATTTCTCTCGATCCAGTCAAATACCACCACCCCTTTTCTACCACCGGGAAAGCTTCTTTCCAGTAAATACCGGGTCGTATGCAACCAGGTCGCCTTGCGCCGCTTAGCATGATAAAGCCTGGCCAATCCCTTAACCAGTGGGCCAAAAAAAGATCGATATGAACTTCTAACGAGTAATAATGTTTGCAGACGCCATTTCGTAAATTCTACGAATGACAATAAATCACGCAGATGAGCAATTCGTACCCCCTCTAATTTTTTTAGAAATTCGATACGATAATCTCCATCAAATCGTTTCTTACCAATCATCACAATGTCGCAGGCATGACCTCGTTCCACCCATTTCACAATAACCGGCGTAATGTGATCGATATCGTTATAATGACGAAGGAAAAAAAGAGCTTTCATGCACGAAAATCAATTTAATTAAAATTTTAAGAAGAGATTTAAGAAATTTTATTTTTTTCAAATATAAAATAGGTCTCACCCCAGTTTTTATTCGCTTTTTGTTTCAACTCGAGCCCAGCCTGCTTCATGATGGTAATGGCCTCTTGTTGTTCTGCAGTCGTACCAAGTTCAACGATCACTGACTTAAGATTGGGGTGGCTTAATACTTTTTCTGCTGCCTTAAGAATAGGAATTTCTATCCCATCGACGTCAATCTTAATATAGTTTGGGTAAGGAAAACCCCACTTGCCACATAAATCATCCAAAGTTACTCCAAACATACCTTGAATATGTGAAGTAGGGACTTTCATCGTATCCAGCGATTCTTCTCCAAATTGGGAACGATTTCCACCCGGAATAAATTTAGGTACATACAATTTAGAGAATTCACTTTTGCCTGAGACTGCCACGCAATAAGCACTGATGTGATCTTTAAGATTGTTATAAAAAATATTTTTGTTGAGTGCGTAGTAATTATTGCTCTGCGGTTCGAATGCATAAATCTCAACTTCACGACCGTATTTTTTGGCAGGGTAAAGCGAATACTGACCTATATTGGCACCAATGTCGAAATAGCATGACCCTGGATCAAAATGATCAATCCAATCCAAGGTATCCGGTTCTTTAACCGTATAAGTTTTTGCTCGTTTGAGAATGCGCCAATGATCTATTGTGATCAGAATAGATAACCCTCTGACATTGATATTGGTATAGCCGCCTTTAATCCAATAAGCGCCTACTATCAGGTCTTTTAGAAAATTAATCGAAAAAACATATTTTATTGCAGTCCATAAGGATCGCATAAACTCATTGACCTCATCAAAATAAAATCTTGCTAATAACCTTAGTGACGCCCCGCGGCTGTCTCAAGTAATGCGACATAGCGAGACAATACTTCTGGTCCTGATACATCGAGCATTTCTCGCAGAAAATGTTGGCGATGTTCTTCAATGTAAAAATCATGACAGCCGTGAGAAAGAAAATTATTTATTTTTTCATATACATCATCCCGGCAACGTAATTCAGTCTCGGGCATGTAAACGGCGATGGCTGAGCGACCGGCATGAAGATAATCGGCAGCCAATACTGGCTTCTTGACTCTGACAGCTTCAAAGACTACGGAAGTAGCCAAATCAATACAAATATCTGCCCAGTTCATCAAATGAATGGAATGCACCTCATCGCCTGCAATGGTGACATTCGGTAATTGCTTCAGGGTTTTGTTTTTGGTCAAAGACTGTTTCCATCCACTGCGTGTGTGAGGTTTGATCGCAAGCTCCACCCCGGGAAAGGCGGCAATCAGGTGTACGACCTCATTCACCTCTTCCCAGAAGGTCGTAAAGTTTGCCTTTCTCAGAAACATGACTATCTTGAGACGACTATCGGAGCGAGTTAAAGGCGAAAGAGGCATCAGTTTTGCCAATTTGGCTAACCACTCTTCACTGTAGCGCGGTGACCCTAATATGGCGATCGAGCGCTCTTCCAGGAAAGGTCGGAAACGTTTTGCGCAAAGTTCATTTGGAACCACGAGTTTATCGAAGATCTGCGCTGTTGAGAATAAAGAATCAGGGCCAACATGCCACTCTCCTCGTCGGATAAGTTGATTGGCATGCGGACTATCACCGTGTGGCAATGAAACCGTACCTAATCCTCTTTCTCGCGCCATGGCAACCACAGTCTCAACCCACTCCACAGCAATCACGGAGTTTCGTTCAATCCAGTCAAAAGCAATCACACCCTTGTTGGAATGCTCAAAGCTGCGCGTTAGTAAATGCTCTGCAGTAGCTCGCCATAATGGCGCACGCCGCTTAGCATCGTAACTATCTGCCAACCAACGGATAAAAGGCCCGATAAATAAGCGGCGTAAATTACCCGTCAACAATAACATCTGCAAGCGCCATTTGAGAAATTGAACAGTTGAAAATATTTCGCGGATATGCGCAACCCTAACGCCTGACAGTTGACTTAAAAAGGAAATACGAAAATCATAGCGAAATCGCTTAGCCCCAATCAAAATGACATCACAGGTATGGCCCGCATCGATCCACTTGGAGATAACGGGGGTAATATGATCGATATCGTTATAATGACGAAGAAAAAAGAGAGCTTTCATACCTGTGTTATGATTACAAGCGTTTAAGATGAATAATCTATCTGCAATTTTTTATGAGTCAGATCAGAAATAATCAATATTCTGAGTATCAGGCAGTAGAAGTTATGCGAAAATCCATGTGAACAATTTTACACGTCCAGTTCCTTATTTACCAAAAAAGCAGCCAGGTTACTTTATTTTTGCAAGAGATTCGACTTCCTCCCAATCAATCTTCAGGACAAATGAGATAGTCTTTCATGGCTTAAACTTGACTTCCTCGCCTCTTAATCCCGATAAATAAATCATTACCAAGCATTAACTTATCATGAAAACAATCGCTATCATTCCCGCACGTATGGGCTCATCTCGCTTCCCAGGCAAGCCACTTGCCAAATTGCTCGGACGCACCATGTTAGAACATGTTTATAAACGCGTTGCTTTAAGTGATGCACTCGATGCAACTTATATTGCGACCTGTGATGAAGAAATTCAACAAACTGCAGAAGCTTTTGGTGCATCTGTCATCATGACTTCAGACAAGCATGAGCGTGCGAGTGATCGCGTTGCAGAAGCGATTGCTGGCCTGGATGCAGAACTCATTGTAATGGTCCAGGGCGATGAACCCATGACACACCCGCGCATGATTGATACTGCGGTCGCCCCGTTTCGTACCGATCCACAATTAGGTTGTGTCAATCTTGTTCGACGTATCGAAAACGAAGCTGATTTCTATGATGTCAATACTATTAAAGTCATCATGAATCAACGAGGAGATGCCTTGTACATGTCACGCCAGCCCATTCCTACATTGGCTAAATCAGGCTTTGCCTCAACTTCTGCTTATAAGCAGGTTTGTATCATTCCTTTTAGACGCGCCACGCTACTCCATTATACCCAATTA
Proteins encoded in this region:
- a CDS encoding FkbM family methyltransferase codes for the protein MRSLWTAIKYVFSINFLKDLIVGAYWIKGGYTNINVRGLSILITIDHWRILKRAKTYTVKEPDTLDWIDHFDPGSCYFDIGANIGQYSLYPAKKYGREVEIYAFEPQSNNYYALNKNIFYNNLKDHISAYCVAVSGKSEFSKLYVPKFIPGGNRSQFGEESLDTMKVPTSHIQGMFGVTLDDLCGKWGFPYPNYIKIDVDGIEIPILKAAEKVLSHPNLKSVIVELGTTAEQQEAITIMKQAGLELKQKANKNWGETYFIFEKNKIS
- a CDS encoding DUF2024 family protein, translating into MEIHVYDTYVRAKDGHIMHFDVFTSVKDEKKAVEYAKQWLASIGEEDAVVTNKECRFCHSQSAPDDVVEAINKDGYFIYKMEGCK
- a CDS encoding O-antigen ligase family protein, with the translated sequence MGILVFCGVLVLGLLWSDYSDVGQNKWKKYFILLTFIPFLSLLNKERLPWVMAAFLIGYLGVLLTGCYQWIVSGEKGAPFFEISYLAFSAMLGIGIILMAFLGSICQARKITFLCWAIAIFLLFLQFHQSARGLLLATILTLLLLIFLRYRSQGKKFLGILALFMTVILLFALSSNDFQERLELVKNDLNLVLQGDYTTSLGYRLAIWDVGVHGIAKRPLLGYGTGMPEIYFEETIHTYKNGIYKDLPEFQKTSHYHNDWIEIGMHLGGLGIFALVFLLWSWFQTLKNHQLSLLGMVLICYVFLAGLTDTFLLYNRIPIILLVITAIIVCWQRPIIGTHNLLKI
- a CDS encoding 3-deoxy-manno-octulosonate cytidylyltransferase, with amino-acid sequence MKTIAIIPARMGSSRFPGKPLAKLLGRTMLEHVYKRVALSDALDATYIATCDEEIQQTAEAFGASVIMTSDKHERASDRVAEAIAGLDAELIVMVQGDEPMTHPRMIDTAVAPFRTDPQLGCVNLVRRIENEADFYDVNTIKVIMNQRGDALYMSRQPIPTLAKSGFASTSAYKQVCIIPFRRATLLHYTQLPTTPLEQLESIDMLRLLEHNIRVKMVETEFNSQAVDTEADLARVSKLMEPDPLLSSY
- a CDS encoding arsenate reductase family protein, with amino-acid sequence MTDKITIYQKPTCSKCRATLTLLKENGEEFDNINYYEKPMTIELLRELLHKLDMSARDILRTDEPMARGTESATDEELLQLMVKNPDLIQRPIVVRGDRAILGRPPENVKKLLE
- a CDS encoding invasion associated locus B family protein — its product is MRLTFIKQFTLLATLMMIGLVYAADPKLIDEFNDWTAYVYLEGNNKVCYMVSKPKKQEGNYNKRGDVFALITHRPAEKSKNVFSFVAGYPFKKDSEVTVSVGNQNIKLFTQNETAWAPDEETDNRLTNAIRSGNSLVIKGMSARDKTTTDTFGLKGSSAAYSAISKECGVK
- a CDS encoding O-methyltransferase, with amino-acid sequence MAKIQSPTIENPDILLPVNPAIEQYMRSLVKKTDHPVLIEMEALAKQKNFPIVDRLVGTSLEVLAKMINAKRVFEFGSGYGYSAYWFARAVGAEGRVVCTDGNAANKVKAEQYLSSAGLWDRIDFHVGYAQEIFLQTEGVFDICYNDVDKGEYPNVWQMAKNRIRPGGLYIADNVLWHGRVAIENFTDIVSGWTEAILTHNELIFNDPEFDAFINPTRDGVIVARRKVA